A region from the Hippoglossus hippoglossus isolate fHipHip1 chromosome 18, fHipHip1.pri, whole genome shotgun sequence genome encodes:
- the si:dkey-9k7.3 gene encoding circularly permutated Ras protein 1, with protein sequence MEFACSHVVCNWRSDEAASTGFPLMNHEYDNVVKEAPPRPPPVPPPRLRPRPPLLSLPHLPSFKPRQAPASLPPPLPPRVDKMEADYRLKANVNVVSLSVGQLVNIQPDTDQEAIQSPVLCGKCSAALSCLTSLPRNMWVCEFCGSVNGVHVDVTGTCTGLCTGEHSDDLYLLSLSDDDYQNLEDSLVVFCVDISGSMSVTTEVPSGSALPVYVSRLEGIQDALQRALSSMLQDSPRRRVALVTFSDEVVIYGDGTSVPLTLRDWALVDYDHIWEQGAAYSVPHCIAETYIQLVQRVKDLREHGATCLGPAALASVAMASRHPGSKVILCTDGRANIGLGEMEQTSSPASSPLTPHFYRQLAVQAVDSGVIISVMSFEGTDCRLADVGRLADTTGGRVNIVSIGTIATEIQSASMDNVLATGVTATLVACDGIYFPYEDENDHKLVREIGNVTTGLQITSQFAVKPEFMEVFLQRDTLPFQLQLSFKTRDQQRVTRIITERRPVTSCSRIGAGSFNMAVLGVHGAQLCASLTMEGRVQDAQKQLKAQQDLLTQISEQRPIATQERIYGNWMDTMTTICDDITAESQTLSDEAAELVYQMKRATSVYSSNTTQTQQKPAKKKKTFMNRK encoded by the exons ATGGAGTTCGCCTGCAGCCATGTTGTGTGTAACTGGAGATCTGATGAAGCAG caTCGACAGGTTTTCCTCTTATGAATCATGAATATGACAACGTAGTGAAAGAAG ctcctcctcgtcctcctccggtgcctcctcctcgtctcagACCTcgacctcctctcctctctctcccccatctTCCCTCCTTCAAGCCCAGACAAGCTCCTGCCTCGctgccccctcccctcccacccaGAG TTGACAAGATGGAGGCGGATTACAGGTTGAAAGCCAACGTCAACGTCGTGTCCCTCAGTGTTGGACAACTGGTCAACATCCAACCAGACACAGACCAGGAGGCCATTCAGAGCCCAGTGctttgtgggaaatgtagtgcTGCCTTGTCATGTCTGACTTCTCTACCGAGGAAC ATGTGGGTGTGCGAGTTTTGTGGAAGTGTAAACGGCGTGCACGTGGATGTGACGGGAACGTGCACGGGTCTGTGCACAGGTGAGCACAGTGACGACCTTTACCTGCTGAGCCTGAGCGACGACGACTACCAGAACCTGGAGGACTCGCTGGTGGTTTTCTGTGTGGACATATCTGGCAGCATGAGCGTCaccacagag gTCCCATCGGGCTCTGCACTCCCAGTGTACGTATCCAGGCTGGAG GGTATCCAGGACGCCCTCCAGAGGGCGCTGTCGTCCATGCTGCAGGATTCCCCACGCAGGAGAGTGGCACTGGTGACGTTCAGTGATGAG GTGGTGATCTACGGTGATGGCACCAGTGTTCCTCTAACGCTCAGGGACTGGGCGTTGGTGGACTACGACCATATTTGGGAACAGGGTGCGGCCTACAGCGTCCCACACTGCATCGCTGAAACCTACATCCAACTGGTTCAAAGAGTTAAAGA CCTCAGGGAACACGGGGCCACGTGTCTCGGCCCTGCGGCGTTAGCCTCGGTTGCCATGGCGTCAAGGCACCCCGGGTCAAAG GTGATTTTATGCACTGACGGCAGAGCCAACATCGGACTGGGGGAGATGGAGCAGACGTCTTCTCCAGCCTCTTCTCCGCTGACACCACATTTCTACAGACAGCTGGCTGTGCAGGCTGTGGACAGTGG AGTCATAATATCAGTGATGAGCTTTGAAGGGACGGACTGTCGCTTGGCGGATGTCGGGAGACTGGCAGACACGACAGGAGGAAGG GTGAACATCGTGTCTATTGGTACCATAGCAACGGAGATCCAGTCAGCCTCCATGGACAACGTGCTGGCGACAGGAGTCACAGCAACACTGGTTGCTTGTGATGGAAT TTATTTCCCCTACGAGGATGAAAACGACCACAAGCTGGTGAGAGAGATAGGGAACGTGACCACTGGGCTGCAGATCACGTCCCAGTTCGCCGTCAAACCAGAGTTCATGGAAG TCTTCCTTCAGAGGGACACTCTCCCTTTCCAACTCCAGCTGAGCTTCAAGACCAGAGATCAACAACGAGTCACTCGCATCATAACCGAGCGACGACCAGTGACCTCCTGCAG TCGGATTGGTGCCGGTAGTTTCAACATGGCGGTGCTCGGCGTGCACGGTGCTCAGCTCTGTGCCAGTTTAACCATGGAGGGTCGAGTGCAGGACGCACAGAAGCAACTGAAAGCTCAGCAAGACCTGCTGACACAGATCAG TGAGCAAAGGCCGATCGCAACGCAAGAGAGGATCTACGGCAACTGGATGGACACCATGACGACGATCTGTGACGACATCACGGCAGAGTCCCAG
- the tkfc gene encoding triokinase/FMN cyclase, giving the protein MEPQKKLINSVDSCVDEALCGLVRASGGLSLLGGHRVVLRSDLESLRGKVALLSGGGSGHEPAHGGYVGAGMLSAAVAGGVFASPPPASILAAIMSLHNAGAAGVLLIVKNYTGDRLNFGLAAEQARNHGVTVDMVIVAEDCAFDRPSKAGRRGLCGTVFIHKLAGALAEEGSSLDHIVARVTEVLKGVGSLGVSLSPCSVPGSLPSFDLSPGDMELGLGIHGEPGIKRSKVTSADEVVKTMIDHMTNPDSQSCLPLKPGDNVVVCVNNLGALSCLEMAIVTRAAITCLESRGVAVARVMSGSFMTSLEMAGVSLTLMRANEETLRLFDATTSAPAWPNLSSVHVSGHSYVVAPPTMDTPPQDDIHTEGSLSPVMHKALESVCSTLLEKQEELNSLDRAAGDGDCGNTHAQAARAIQEWLRGHVVPGCPGKLLSVLAGLVQEKMGGSSGALYSLFLTAAAGHVAEGRSDAAAWASAVHAGTQAMRRYGGADPGDRTMLDALFPAVDELMKLTTAPPGGQMVILQAAVQKAASGAEATRNLTARAGRASYIAAERVTLPDPGAVAVAAILRAVLESLEGRK; this is encoded by the exons atggag CCCCAGAAGAAGTTGATAAACTCGGTGGACAGCTGCGTGGACGAGGCTCTGTGCGGCCTGGTCAGGGCCAGCGGGGGCCTGTCGCTGCTGGGGGGCCACAGGGTCGTGCTTCGGTCCGACCTGGAGAGTCTGAGGGGCAAAGTGGCCCTGCTGTCGGGGGGAGGGTCAGGACATGAGCCGGCACACGGGG GTTATGTTGGTGCAGGAATGTTGTCGGCAGCAGTCGCAGGTGGAGTGTTTGCATCACCACCACCGGCCAGCATCCTGGCAGCCATCATGTCTTTGCATAATGCAG gAGCTGCCGGGGTCCTTCTCATCGTGAAGAACTACACCGGCGACCGCCTCAACTTCGGGTTGGCTGCAGAGCAGGCCCGTAACCACGGCGTCACTGTCGACATGGTGATCGTTGCCGAGGACTGCGCCTTTGACCGGCCCAGTAAGGCCGGGAGGAGAGGCCTGTGTGGAACCGTCTTTATACACAAG ctGGCAGGTGCGTTGGCAGAGGAAGGCTCCTCATTGGACCACATCGTTGCCAGGGTGACAGAGGTTTTAAAGGGGGTCG GTTCACTCGGGGTGAGTCTGTCTCCGTGCAGCGTCCCCGGCTCCCTGCCTTCATTCGACCTGTCCCCGGGAGACATGGAGCTGGGTCTGG GTATCCATGGTGAACCTGGgatcaaaaggtcaaag GTGACGTCAGCAGACGAGGTGGTAAAAACCATGATCGATCACATGACCAACCCTGACAGCCAATCGTGTCTGCCGCTGAAACCAG GAGACAATGTGGTCGTGTGTGTGAACAACCTCGGAGCTCTGTCTTGTCTGGAGATGGCCATTGTTACTCGAGCTGCCATCACCTGTCTGG AGAGTCGCGGCGTGGCGGTTGCCAGGGTGATGTCCGGTTCATTCATGACGTCACTGGAGATGGCGGGCGTGTCACTGACCCTGATGCGAGCCAACgaggaaacactgagactgTTTG ACGCTACGACTAGCGCCCCCGCCTGGCCAAATCTCAGCAGTGTGCATGTGAGCGGACACAGCTACGTCGTAGCTCCTCCCACCATGGATACACCGCCGCAGGACGATATACACACTGAAG GTTCACTGAGTCCTGTGATGCACAAAGCGTTAGAGTCAGTTTGTTCCACACTGTTGGAAAAACAGGAGGAACTCAACTCGCTGGACCGAGCCGCTGGGGACGGAGATTGCGGTAACACTCATGCGCAGGCTGCCAGAG CCATTCAGGAGTGGCTCCGGGGTCATGTGGTCCCTGGTTGCCCCGGGAAACTCCTCTCAGTCCTCGCTGGATTGGTGCAGGAGAAGATGGGCGGGTCATCAGGGGCG TTGTACAGCCTGTTCCTGACGGCAGCGGCTGGTCATGTGGCCGAGGGGCGGAGCGACGCTGCAGCCTGGGCGAgtgcagtgcatgctgggacacAGGCGATGAGGAG ATATGGTGGAGCTGATCCTGGAGACAGAACAATG CTGGAtgctttgtttcctgctgtggaTGAGCTGATGAAACTGACCACAGCTCCACCTGGTGGACAGATGGTCATACTGCAGGCTGCAGTGCAG AAAGCGGCCTCGGGGGCGGAGGCCACCCGGAACCTCACGGCGAGGGCGGGGCGGGCCAGCTACATCGCGGCCGAGCGGGTCACCCTGCCCGACCCTGGTGCCGTGGCCGTAGCCGCCATCTTGAGAGCTGTGTTGGAGTCACTGGAGGGGCGGAAGTAA